The following are encoded in a window of Kitasatospora fiedleri genomic DNA:
- a CDS encoding SpoIIE family protein phosphatase: protein MDQDQSSPRRASRSELRCVRALLRASSAAELLAALLAEGPAWITGEGSALYLLDGGGALRLTASHGLPAWAHRKYAVVDPAGELPVALALRRREPVLLSPQRTSADYPNAAAGLGTGLVALAVLPLVVDGDPVGSLALALAHRGAVPRRDVELLETFADVVAHRLAHLLDHVRAADPAAAGPRPEIPPADGQLVSLAVRSAGAGAFERDLVTGETVWDAQAYRVVGLPPPGATGRAPDLADVVHPEDLPDVQTALAEALAVGGPYRVSYRVVRPDGTTRQVDEVGEVMLDVHRRPVRTAGLVTGRAWRPDPAGGPAAAAAAGARSTLLLALTRALSRAVTVREVTTALTDVARPALGAAGVVLDLVDEGRLTPVSPAVFGGPHRAELNRLHDLAGGVMEHVLARAAPLFSEPDREPRGPEEPAAWTVLPLVASGRQVGSCLITFATERAFSREDRTMYSAFAGILAQSLERARLYDVHHERASELQRAMLPRSLPALPGIASAARYLPSTEGMQIGGDWYDLLRLPGGLVGLVIGDVQGHHAEATAVMGQLWAYATEGNDPAAALERTGRLLAEMETELFATCLYVVLDPASGLLRAARAGHPPPVRIGAAGAAELELPGGPPLGVLPEVRYPLVEARLEPGETLLAYTDGLVEVRDEDYDESVQRMLGGLELWTAEAGGARRLGRPGALERLADLLTLNVTERAVRQDDVALLLLHRIAS from the coding sequence ATGGACCAGGACCAGAGCTCCCCGCGCCGCGCCAGCCGGTCCGAGCTGCGGTGCGTACGGGCGCTGCTGCGGGCGTCGAGCGCGGCGGAGCTGCTGGCGGCGCTGCTGGCCGAGGGCCCGGCCTGGATCACCGGCGAGGGCTCGGCGCTGTACCTGCTGGACGGCGGCGGGGCGCTGCGGCTGACCGCCTCGCACGGACTGCCCGCGTGGGCGCACCGCAAGTACGCCGTGGTGGACCCGGCGGGCGAGCTGCCGGTGGCGCTGGCGCTGCGGCGGCGGGAGCCGGTGCTGCTGAGCCCGCAGCGGACCAGCGCGGACTACCCGAACGCGGCGGCGGGCCTGGGCACCGGCCTGGTCGCGCTGGCGGTGCTGCCGCTGGTGGTGGACGGGGACCCGGTGGGTTCGCTGGCGCTCGCGCTGGCCCACCGCGGGGCCGTCCCGCGCCGGGACGTGGAGCTGCTGGAGACCTTCGCCGACGTGGTCGCGCACCGGCTCGCGCACCTGCTGGACCACGTGCGCGCGGCCGACCCGGCGGCGGCCGGGCCCCGGCCGGAGATCCCTCCCGCCGACGGGCAGTTGGTGTCGCTGGCGGTGCGTTCGGCGGGGGCCGGGGCGTTCGAGCGGGACCTGGTGACCGGCGAGACGGTGTGGGACGCCCAGGCGTACCGGGTGGTGGGCCTGCCTCCGCCGGGGGCGACCGGGCGGGCGCCGGACCTGGCGGACGTGGTGCACCCGGAGGACCTGCCGGACGTGCAGACCGCCCTGGCGGAGGCGCTGGCGGTCGGCGGCCCGTACCGGGTCTCGTACCGGGTGGTGCGGCCGGACGGCACCACCCGGCAGGTGGACGAGGTCGGCGAGGTGATGCTGGACGTGCACCGCCGGCCGGTGCGGACGGCGGGGCTGGTGACCGGGCGGGCGTGGCGGCCGGACCCGGCGGGCGGTCCCGCGGCGGCCGCGGCGGCGGGGGCCCGGTCGACCCTGCTGCTGGCGCTGACCCGGGCGCTGTCCCGGGCGGTGACGGTGCGGGAGGTGACCACGGCGCTGACCGACGTGGCCCGGCCGGCGCTGGGCGCGGCGGGGGTGGTGCTGGACCTGGTGGACGAGGGTCGGCTGACGCCGGTGTCCCCGGCGGTGTTCGGCGGCCCGCACCGGGCCGAACTGAACCGGCTGCACGACCTGGCGGGCGGGGTGATGGAGCACGTGCTGGCCCGGGCCGCGCCGCTGTTCAGCGAGCCGGACCGGGAGCCCCGGGGCCCGGAGGAGCCGGCCGCCTGGACGGTGCTGCCGCTGGTGGCCTCGGGGCGGCAGGTCGGCTCCTGCCTGATCACCTTCGCCACCGAGCGGGCGTTCAGCCGCGAGGACCGCACCATGTACTCGGCGTTCGCGGGCATCCTGGCGCAGTCGCTGGAGCGGGCCCGGCTGTACGACGTGCACCACGAGCGGGCCAGCGAGCTGCAGCGGGCGATGCTGCCGCGCTCGCTGCCGGCGCTGCCGGGGATCGCCTCGGCGGCGCGCTACCTGCCGTCCACCGAGGGGATGCAGATCGGCGGCGACTGGTACGACCTGCTGCGGCTGCCGGGCGGCCTGGTCGGGCTGGTGATCGGCGACGTGCAGGGCCACCACGCGGAGGCCACCGCGGTGATGGGGCAGCTGTGGGCGTACGCGACGGAGGGCAACGACCCGGCGGCGGCGCTGGAGCGGACCGGCCGGCTGCTGGCCGAGATGGAGACCGAGCTGTTCGCCACCTGCCTGTACGTGGTGCTGGACCCGGCGAGCGGCCTGCTGCGGGCGGCCCGGGCCGGGCACCCGCCGCCGGTGCGGATCGGGGCGGCCGGGGCAGCCGAGCTGGAGCTGCCGGGCGGCCCGCCGCTGGGGGTGCTGCCGGAGGTGCGCTACCCGCTGGTGGAGGCCCGGTTGGAGCCGGGCGAGACGCTGCTGGCCTACACGGACGGGCTGGTGGAGGTCCGGGACGAGGACTACGACGAGTCGGTGCAGCGGATGCTGGGCGGGCTGGAGCTGTGGACGGCGGAGGCCGGCGGGGCCCGGCGGCTGGGGCGGCCGGGGGCGCTGGAGCGGCTGGCCGACCTGCTGACGCTGAACGTGACCGAGCGCGCGGTGCGGCAGGACGACGTGGCGCTGCTGCTGCTGCACCGGATCGCTAGCTGA
- a CDS encoding TetR-like C-terminal domain-containing protein, producing the protein MPRAGLSTAAVVDHALELIDERGVEALTLAAVAARAGVATPSLYKHVAGGLPELRRLVAVRTTGELADHLAAAVLGHSRDAAVRALLAAYAGYALRHPRRYAALPQAPDPEPGPELAAAAERLVGVLFAVLRGYGLAGSEAVHAVRTLRAAAHGYASLTTAGAFRLAEGTDVTLERLTGVLVEGLANWPGAEGA; encoded by the coding sequence ATGCCCCGCGCCGGACTCTCCACCGCCGCCGTGGTGGACCACGCCCTCGAACTGATCGACGAACGCGGCGTCGAGGCGCTCACCCTGGCCGCCGTCGCCGCCCGGGCCGGTGTCGCCACCCCCTCGCTGTACAAGCACGTCGCCGGGGGCCTGCCCGAACTGCGCCGGCTGGTCGCCGTCCGCACCACCGGGGAACTGGCCGACCACCTGGCCGCCGCCGTCCTCGGCCACTCCCGGGACGCGGCGGTCCGCGCCCTGCTCGCCGCCTACGCCGGGTACGCGCTGCGCCACCCCCGCCGGTACGCGGCGCTGCCGCAGGCGCCGGACCCGGAGCCGGGCCCGGAGTTGGCCGCGGCGGCCGAACGGCTGGTGGGCGTGCTGTTCGCGGTGCTGCGCGGCTACGGGCTGGCGGGCTCGGAGGCGGTGCACGCGGTGCGGACGCTGCGGGCCGCGGCCCACGGGTACGCCTCGCTGACCACGGCGGGGGCGTTCCGGCTCGCCGAGGGCACGGACGTCACGCTGGAGCGGCTGACCGGCGTGCTGGTCGAGGGCCTGGCCAACTGGCCCGGCGCGGAAGGCGCGTGA
- a CDS encoding alpha/beta fold hydrolase: protein MNSTLGTTTRYLDVTDGRIAYDDAPGPGTPVVLLPGMLDKRAVYRHLAPLLGAAGHRVVSMDLRGMGESSTGFTDHSPAAIAEDLAALLDHLDLRGAVLVGSSYTGASVVRAAALAPGRTGGVVLIDAFVENLPLNGFQKALFGLAAPLVSAFPGLWSAMQKFYYQGERPADFDVYRAGLAAMLREPARKAALRGYLRGDSAPVGWCAAVDVPALVLMGDKDPDFPQPGLVADRQAAALRGRTVMIGGAGHYPMASHPQAVADALLPFLAGLGGPAGQAGAADENGTAR, encoded by the coding sequence ATGAACAGCACCCTCGGCACCACCACCCGGTACCTCGACGTCACCGACGGCCGGATCGCCTACGACGACGCCCCCGGCCCCGGCACCCCGGTCGTCCTGCTGCCCGGCATGCTCGACAAGCGGGCGGTCTACCGCCACCTCGCCCCGCTGCTGGGCGCCGCCGGGCACCGGGTGGTCAGCATGGACCTGCGCGGCATGGGCGAGTCCTCGACCGGCTTCACCGACCACAGCCCGGCCGCGATCGCCGAGGACCTGGCGGCCCTGCTGGACCACCTGGACCTGCGCGGCGCCGTCCTGGTCGGCAGCTCGTACACCGGCGCCAGCGTGGTCCGGGCCGCCGCGCTCGCCCCCGGGCGCACCGGCGGTGTGGTGCTGATCGACGCGTTCGTCGAGAACCTGCCGCTGAACGGCTTCCAGAAGGCGCTGTTCGGCCTGGCCGCCCCGCTGGTCAGCGCGTTCCCCGGGCTGTGGAGCGCGATGCAGAAGTTCTACTACCAGGGCGAGCGGCCCGCCGACTTCGACGTCTACCGGGCCGGGCTGGCCGCGATGCTCCGCGAGCCCGCCCGCAAGGCCGCGCTGCGCGGCTACCTGCGGGGCGACTCCGCGCCGGTCGGCTGGTGCGCGGCGGTCGACGTGCCCGCGCTGGTGCTGATGGGCGACAAGGACCCGGACTTCCCGCAGCCCGGGCTGGTCGCCGACCGGCAGGCCGCCGCGCTGCGCGGCCGCACGGTGATGATCGGCGGCGCCGGCCACTACCCGATGGCCAGTCACCCGCAGGCCGTCGCCGACGCCCTGCTGCCCTTCCTGGCCGGACTGGGCGGGCCGGCCGGGCAGGCCGGGGCGGCCGACGAGAACGGGACCGCCCGCTGA
- a CDS encoding YiaA/YiaB family inner membrane protein, with amino-acid sequence MTASVPHRTTSAYYLQAVASFAFATAALVLGIAYLPVSAWMRAFLGVGLLYEITSAFTLAKVIRDRQDEGALTSRVDQARLEKLLAEHDPFKVDGI; translated from the coding sequence ATGACCGCATCCGTGCCGCACCGCACCACCTCCGCCTACTACCTGCAGGCCGTCGCCTCCTTCGCGTTCGCCACGGCCGCCCTCGTCCTCGGGATCGCCTACCTCCCGGTCAGCGCCTGGATGCGCGCCTTCCTCGGCGTCGGCCTGCTCTACGAGATCACCTCCGCGTTCACGCTGGCCAAGGTGATCCGCGACCGCCAGGACGAGGGCGCGCTCACCAGCCGGGTCGACCAGGCCCGGCTGGAGAAGCTGCTCGCCGAGCACGACCCGTTCAAGGTCGACGGGATCTGA
- a CDS encoding M23 family metallopeptidase: protein MASTYTESTGTQLLDHPVETEPIRPRLPRQARVGAPLLGVTAMTAALGATGLAAAPAQAAVPAPAPVAAADEASEGLLAADPGLALAARILQQADGQRTATEESARVAAAQEAETKHADRRAETAADPAATEAGAEAVLPVADYRLADPSAQPGAHWAHLHTGLDFAARTGTPVTAVTAGTVTSAGWSGTYGYRVIQTLPDGTELWYCHLSRIAAPAGRVAAGTVLGAVGATGNATTPHLHLEVRPGGAAPVDPLPWLHHLGLRP, encoded by the coding sequence GTGGCGTCGACCTACACCGAGAGCACCGGCACCCAGCTGCTCGACCACCCGGTCGAGACCGAACCCATCCGGCCCCGGCTGCCCCGCCAGGCCCGCGTCGGCGCACCGCTGCTGGGCGTCACCGCGATGACCGCCGCCCTCGGCGCCACCGGCCTCGCCGCCGCCCCCGCCCAGGCCGCCGTCCCGGCCCCGGCCCCCGTCGCCGCCGCCGACGAAGCCTCCGAGGGACTGCTCGCCGCCGACCCCGGCCTCGCCCTGGCCGCCCGCATCCTCCAGCAGGCCGACGGGCAGCGCACCGCCACCGAGGAGTCCGCCCGGGTCGCCGCCGCGCAGGAGGCCGAGACCAAGCACGCCGACCGCCGGGCCGAGACCGCGGCCGACCCCGCGGCCACCGAGGCCGGGGCCGAAGCCGTCCTCCCGGTCGCCGACTACCGACTGGCCGACCCGTCCGCCCAGCCGGGCGCGCACTGGGCCCACCTGCACACCGGTCTGGACTTCGCCGCCCGCACCGGCACCCCCGTCACCGCCGTCACCGCCGGCACCGTCACCTCGGCGGGCTGGTCCGGCACCTACGGCTACCGGGTCATCCAGACCCTCCCCGACGGCACCGAGCTCTGGTACTGCCACCTCTCCCGGATCGCCGCCCCCGCCGGCCGGGTCGCCGCCGGCACCGTCCTGGGGGCCGTCGGCGCCACCGGCAACGCCACCACCCCCCACCTGCACCTCGAAGTCCGCCCGGGCGGCGCGGCCCCCGTCGACCCCCTCCCCTGGCTGCACCACCTCGGCCTCCGGCCCTAG
- a CDS encoding IS1182 family transposase: MGEWAGETVGPDVWETCRGLIPAGSVFAFLAEHRGRLFPAVMFADMYPSANGRPSMPPQVLATAITLQALHGLSDFETVQELRCDLRWKAACGLGLHDTAFDPSLLAYFRRRLARSARPERVFEAVREVVRATGVLKGRHRRALDSTVLDDAVATQDTVTQLISAIRAVIREVPGADEAAAVRCTAHDYRDPGKPRIAWNDRQARADLVDALVGDALGLLGHLPERQLGEKAANAAGLLALVAGQDVEPADDCDGRDGRWRITRGTAPDRIVSTVDPDARHVHKTRSHYQDGYKAHLAVEPETGLFTAVALTPGSGSEHHEATVALDLLADEDEPVDAFGDTAYSTGPVREALQQAGHRLFLKPAPLKTAVVGGFGLDDFAIDTTGGTVTCPAGHTVPLSAPSGRKMQRKALFTDQCTGCPLRQRCTTAKAGRIITIRPHQDLLAAARHQAATDPDWQAAYRRWRPPVERAVAWLVAGGNRRLRHIGTIRNNAWLHTRAAALNLRTLINLGLDHNGTTWHIPATV, from the coding sequence ATGGGGGAATGGGCTGGAGAGACGGTCGGGCCGGATGTGTGGGAGACCTGCCGGGGCCTGATCCCGGCGGGCAGTGTGTTCGCGTTTCTGGCCGAGCACCGGGGCCGGCTGTTCCCGGCGGTGATGTTCGCGGACATGTACCCGTCGGCGAACGGCCGCCCGAGCATGCCGCCGCAGGTCCTGGCCACGGCGATCACGCTGCAGGCCCTGCACGGCCTGTCGGACTTCGAGACCGTGCAGGAACTGCGGTGCGACCTGCGGTGGAAGGCCGCCTGCGGGCTCGGCCTGCACGACACGGCGTTCGACCCGTCGCTGCTGGCCTACTTCCGCCGCCGACTGGCCCGCTCGGCGCGGCCGGAGCGGGTCTTCGAGGCGGTGCGCGAGGTCGTGAGGGCGACCGGCGTGCTGAAGGGCCGTCACCGCCGGGCGTTGGACTCCACCGTGCTGGACGACGCGGTCGCAACCCAGGACACCGTCACCCAACTCATCTCCGCGATCCGGGCGGTGATCCGCGAGGTCCCCGGCGCCGACGAGGCCGCAGCCGTCCGGTGCACCGCGCACGACTACCGCGATCCGGGCAAGCCCCGCATCGCCTGGAACGACCGGCAGGCCCGGGCGGACCTGGTGGACGCCCTGGTCGGTGACGCGCTCGGACTGCTCGGGCACCTGCCCGAGCGGCAACTCGGCGAGAAGGCCGCGAACGCGGCGGGCCTGCTGGCCCTGGTCGCAGGTCAAGACGTCGAGCCCGCCGACGATTGCGACGGCCGGGACGGACGCTGGCGCATCACCCGGGGAACCGCACCCGACCGCATCGTCTCCACCGTCGACCCCGATGCCCGCCACGTCCACAAGACCCGCAGCCACTACCAGGACGGCTACAAGGCCCACCTGGCCGTCGAGCCCGAGACCGGCCTGTTCACCGCCGTCGCGCTCACGCCCGGCAGCGGCAGCGAACACCACGAGGCCACCGTTGCGCTCGACCTGCTCGCCGACGAGGACGAACCGGTGGACGCCTTCGGTGACACCGCCTACTCCACCGGCCCCGTCCGTGAGGCGTTGCAGCAGGCCGGGCACCGGCTGTTCCTCAAACCCGCCCCGCTGAAGACCGCCGTGGTGGGCGGGTTCGGCCTCGACGACTTCGCCATCGACACCACCGGCGGCACGGTCACCTGCCCGGCCGGCCACACCGTCCCCCTGTCCGCACCGTCCGGGCGGAAGATGCAACGCAAGGCACTGTTCACCGACCAGTGCACCGGCTGCCCGCTGCGACAGCGGTGCACCACCGCCAAGGCCGGGCGGATCATTACCATCCGTCCCCACCAGGACCTGCTCGCCGCAGCCCGCCACCAAGCAGCCACCGACCCCGATTGGCAGGCCGCCTACCGACGCTGGCGGCCACCCGTCGAACGCGCCGTCGCCTGGCTCGTCGCAGGCGGCAACCGCCGGCTACGGCACATCGGCACGATCAGGAACAACGCCTGGCTCCACACCCGCGCCGCCGCCCTCAACCTCCGAACCCTGATCAACCTCGGACTCGACCACAACGGCACCACCTGGCACATCCCGGCCACCGTGTGA
- a CDS encoding GNAT family N-acetyltransferase — protein METLRLCGPRLTLREYRHTPEEVAALHAVHGDPETVRHLPFGVRDFEDRADQVELYLETAEEEPRTHYRLAVDDPSGEPVGQAALTREDGHAARLGCVLRRDTWGRGYAAEVTALLCALGFETLGLYRLAARCDPANTASVRVPARAGFRYEGRVRAESHRDGGWHDALQYSLPAPEWPGPPWSGPPRP, from the coding sequence ATGGAGACCCTCCGGCTGTGCGGCCCCCGGCTCACCCTGCGGGAGTACCGGCACACCCCGGAGGAGGTGGCCGCCCTGCACGCGGTGCACGGTGACCCCGAGACGGTCCGCCACCTCCCGTTCGGGGTGCGGGACTTCGAGGACCGCGCCGACCAGGTCGAGCTGTACCTGGAGACCGCCGAGGAGGAGCCCCGGACGCACTACCGGCTGGCCGTCGACGACCCGTCGGGCGAGCCGGTCGGCCAGGCCGCGCTCACCCGCGAGGACGGGCACGCGGCCCGGCTCGGCTGCGTCCTGCGCCGCGACACCTGGGGCCGCGGGTACGCCGCCGAGGTCACCGCGCTGCTGTGCGCGCTCGGCTTCGAGACCCTGGGCCTGTACCGGCTGGCGGCCCGCTGCGACCCCGCCAACACCGCCTCGGTCCGGGTGCCGGCCCGGGCCGGGTTCCGGTACGAGGGCCGGGTCCGGGCCGAGTCGCACCGGGACGGCGGGTGGCACGACGCGCTCCAGTACTCGCTGCCGGCCCCCGAGTGGCCGGGCCCGCCGTGGTCCGGGCCGCCGCGTCCGTAG
- a CDS encoding sensor domain-containing protein, whose translation MSTAAYPVTSPGGHLDRPGFWRAPFSRRTFQQLGYALSGLPMAVLGFALVVPLFCAGLGLSLTVIGLPVLALLLAVARGLGAAERLRIRTLLGEELPAPPEITVRREGVWGRITGRLADPAGWKAALHQFVMLPWAILSFTLSVTFFCLGWSLALFPAYQWVFGRYTPWDGYRVADWRDSHGVQHVYELTEPWQIAGVCLLGLVFVLLTPQLIRGLTGINRFAARALLSAND comes from the coding sequence ATGTCCACCGCTGCGTACCCCGTCACCAGCCCCGGCGGCCACCTCGACCGGCCCGGGTTCTGGCGCGCCCCGTTCTCCCGGCGCACCTTCCAGCAGCTCGGCTACGCGCTCAGCGGGCTGCCGATGGCGGTGCTCGGCTTCGCCCTGGTCGTGCCGCTGTTCTGCGCCGGCCTCGGCCTCTCCCTCACCGTGATCGGCCTGCCCGTCCTCGCCCTGCTGCTGGCCGTCGCCCGCGGCCTCGGCGCCGCCGAGCGGCTGCGCATCCGCACCCTGCTGGGCGAGGAACTGCCCGCCCCGCCGGAGATCACCGTCCGCCGGGAGGGCGTCTGGGGCCGGATCACCGGCCGACTGGCCGACCCGGCGGGCTGGAAGGCCGCGCTGCACCAGTTCGTCATGCTCCCCTGGGCGATCCTCAGCTTCACGCTCTCGGTGACCTTCTTCTGCCTCGGCTGGTCGCTCGCCCTGTTCCCGGCCTACCAGTGGGTGTTCGGCCGCTACACCCCCTGGGACGGCTACCGGGTCGCCGACTGGCGCGACTCCCACGGCGTCCAGCACGTCTACGAGCTCACCGAACCCTGGCAGATCGCCGGCGTCTGCCTGCTCGGCCTGGTCTTCGTGCTCCTCACGCCGCAGCTGATCCGCGGCCTCACCGGCATCAACCGCTTCGCCGCCCGGGCCCTGCTCTCCGCCAACGACTGA
- a CDS encoding class I SAM-dependent methyltransferase, with the protein MCPTTLARPSRPSRPAEAPPVLVTSRPLDEYCACFGLTRVGLARLPGPVLDCPGGAAALAAEARALGCEVVAADPGYALGPHRLAALAADGRATMAAAIRRDPRSHLPALRRPEKYLRSWDRARRLFTADATAHPDRYVAAALPRLPFADGTFALTLSSYLLFAYPAVFGPVEQLRALRELVRVTAPDGEVRVFPLYDERGRRCPHLTELRAALRHHRIASRVLRTGSTGRVLVLRPARPPRPGYRPAARSERTAPR; encoded by the coding sequence ATGTGCCCGACCACCCTCGCCCGGCCCTCCCGGCCCTCCCGGCCCGCGGAGGCTCCGCCGGTGCTGGTCACCTCCCGGCCGCTGGACGAGTACTGCGCCTGCTTCGGTCTCACCCGGGTCGGACTGGCCCGGCTGCCCGGCCCCGTCCTGGACTGCCCCGGCGGGGCCGCCGCGCTCGCCGCCGAGGCCCGTGCGCTCGGCTGCGAGGTGGTCGCCGCCGACCCGGGCTACGCGCTCGGCCCGCACCGCCTCGCCGCGCTCGCCGCCGACGGCCGGGCGACCATGGCCGCCGCCATCCGCCGCGACCCCCGCAGCCACCTGCCCGCCCTGCGCCGCCCCGAGAAGTACCTGCGCAGCTGGGACCGCGCCCGCCGGCTGTTCACCGCCGACGCCACCGCCCACCCCGACCGCTACGTGGCCGCCGCGCTGCCCCGGCTCCCGTTCGCCGACGGCACCTTCGCGCTCACCCTCAGCTCCTACCTGCTGTTCGCCTACCCGGCCGTCTTCGGCCCCGTCGAGCAGCTGCGCGCACTGCGCGAACTCGTCCGGGTCACCGCCCCCGACGGCGAGGTCCGGGTCTTCCCGCTGTACGACGAACGCGGCCGGCGCTGCCCGCACCTGACCGAACTGCGCGCCGCGCTGCGCCACCACCGGATCGCCAGCCGCGTCCTGCGCACCGGCTCCACCGGCCGGGTGCTGGTGCTGCGCCCGGCCCGCCCGCCGCGCCCCGGCTACCGCCCGGCCGCCCGCAGCGAGCGCACCGCCCCCAGGTAG
- a CDS encoding MerR family transcriptional regulator, translating into MRIGELAARTGVAPRLLRYYEEQGLLKPGRSANGYREYGEPLVERVRQIRSLLASGLSTRTIRTVLPCLTDGQFHVRDAAPETLAVLEHEYRQLAERAECLARSRDAVGAYLGAVRSLRAAGR; encoded by the coding sequence GTGCGGATCGGTGAACTGGCGGCCCGGACGGGGGTGGCGCCCCGGCTGCTGCGCTACTACGAGGAGCAGGGGTTGCTGAAGCCGGGCCGCTCCGCGAACGGCTACCGGGAGTACGGGGAACCGCTGGTGGAGCGGGTCCGACAGATCCGCTCGCTGCTGGCCTCCGGCCTGTCCACCCGCACCATCCGCACCGTGCTGCCCTGCCTGACGGACGGCCAGTTCCACGTCCGGGACGCCGCGCCGGAGACGCTGGCGGTGCTGGAGCACGAGTACCGGCAGCTGGCGGAGCGGGCGGAGTGCCTGGCCCGCAGCCGGGACGCGGTGGGCGCCTACCTGGGGGCGGTGCGCTCGCTGCGGGCGGCCGGGCGGTAG
- a CDS encoding MFS transporter, translating into MATTPSAPRLRWSPLLALATAAFLGIVTEALPAGVLPEMAHDLRVGESAMGQSLTGYALATGLSAIPLARATAHWSRKRLVLAAVAVLLLADAVTALSPSYPLTMAVRIAAGVAVAAIWAELVGYARRLTPPALHGRAIAVTGIGVPLALSLGIPLGTWSGRLIGWRPTFALVAVLAAALLLWITAAVPDAPGRRPGRPEPVRAALRLPGVRPVLFVTAAYVLAHNVLYTYIAALLAHYGAADRRDLLLLVLGLAAVVGLAATGALVDRRLRRLTLAAGAAFLAAVALLLLPAPAAPLVLLAAALWGLGWGGAAPLFQTAVADAGGERGQTLLVATWNTAMGLGGAVGGLLLDLGGPGALPPFALALLLPVLAVTAAARRHGFPPRRGATAPGTPGSSQTFENADGPRAAPRTVPLGTATEAPGMYR; encoded by the coding sequence ATGGCAACCACCCCGTCCGCGCCCCGGCTGCGCTGGTCCCCGCTGCTGGCCCTGGCCACCGCGGCCTTCCTCGGCATCGTCACCGAGGCGCTGCCCGCCGGCGTCCTCCCCGAGATGGCCCACGACCTGCGGGTCGGCGAATCCGCGATGGGCCAGTCGCTGACCGGCTACGCCCTGGCCACCGGCCTGTCCGCGATCCCGCTGGCCCGGGCCACCGCCCACTGGTCCCGCAAGCGCCTGGTGCTGGCCGCCGTCGCAGTGCTGCTGCTGGCCGACGCCGTCACCGCGCTCTCCCCGTCCTACCCGCTCACCATGGCCGTCCGGATCGCCGCCGGGGTCGCCGTCGCCGCGATCTGGGCCGAGCTCGTCGGCTACGCCCGCCGCCTGACCCCGCCCGCCCTGCACGGCCGGGCGATCGCCGTCACCGGCATCGGCGTCCCGCTCGCGCTCTCCCTCGGCATCCCGCTCGGCACCTGGTCCGGTCGGCTGATCGGCTGGCGGCCCACCTTCGCGCTGGTCGCCGTCCTCGCCGCCGCCCTGCTGCTGTGGATCACCGCCGCCGTCCCCGACGCCCCCGGCCGCCGCCCCGGCCGCCCCGAACCCGTCCGCGCCGCCCTGCGCCTGCCCGGCGTGCGGCCCGTGCTGTTCGTCACCGCCGCGTACGTCCTGGCCCACAACGTGCTCTACACCTACATCGCCGCGCTGCTCGCCCACTACGGCGCGGCCGACCGCCGCGACCTGCTGCTGCTCGTCCTCGGCCTGGCCGCCGTCGTCGGGCTCGCCGCCACCGGCGCGCTGGTCGACCGGCGGCTGCGGCGGCTCACGCTGGCCGCCGGCGCCGCGTTCCTCGCCGCCGTCGCCCTCCTGCTGCTGCCCGCGCCCGCCGCACCCCTGGTGCTGCTCGCCGCCGCGCTCTGGGGCCTCGGCTGGGGCGGCGCCGCCCCGCTGTTCCAGACCGCGGTGGCCGACGCCGGCGGCGAACGCGGCCAGACCCTGCTGGTCGCCACCTGGAACACCGCGATGGGCCTCGGCGGCGCCGTCGGCGGGCTGCTGCTCGACCTGGGCGGCCCCGGCGCGCTGCCTCCGTTCGCCCTCGCCCTGCTGCTGCCCGTCCTCGCCGTCACCGCGGCGGCCCGCCGCCACGGCTTCCCGCCCCGGCGCGGGGCGACGGCCCCCGGGACCCCCGGGAGCTCTCAGACCTTCGAGAACGCAGACGGCCCGCGGGCTGCTCCTCGGACCGTCCCGCTGGGGACGGCGACCGAGGCACCGGGGATGTACCGGTGA